The Panicum virgatum strain AP13 chromosome 5K, P.virgatum_v5, whole genome shotgun sequence genome has a window encoding:
- the LOC120708621 gene encoding uncharacterized protein LOC120708621 isoform X2 → MLSDGSDGEWGEKRRALVRHSGEWRFPSADGSGELQFPSDPLRRGVESRDARLGGSFRSSDALEFFFIWRSVDRKLGCVLNDVCSSKGDNEFVWVDTMLTDAFRRGSILQAENLIDLNVPWESSERDENGPCCGIRGPGHSGASTLYPVLPSTGYTEVIKPIDVSSTTKKRPNMHRGCSSVEVAKKLHFTPQCEDANEVCAENSETGVNMGAHSCLVRDNRNLSSDKYTCGTENRAIAYSATGNEVFDLNVDPAANDSARIGNDTTLQTCASSGMAGAIVALPNDNQVSWKRRKTICEGPDYRDPVPGKPSALQQALMKFADRTSAYIINPAVGTEFDNCDEAYEYYNLYSWECGFGIRWGKKRWSEKKRKKCGLETKPYQLAQEFYCSCRGHPESNVKTCSSKTNCRAMLRLHRTADHGWIVVEHMSEHNHPLS, encoded by the exons ATGTTGTCTGATGGCAGCGATGGGGAGTGGGGTGAAAAGAGAAGAGCACTTGTGAGGCATTCTGGGGAGTGGAGATTTCCATCTGCCGATGGAAGCGGAGAGCTCCAATTCCCGTCAGATCCGTTGCGTCGCGGAGTGGAGTCGCGGGATGCAAGGCTTGGCGGATCCTTCAGGAGCTCGGACGCGTTGGAGTTCTTCTTCATCTGGAGGTCCGTCGATCGAAAG TTGGGGTGTGTCCTGAATGATGTGTGCAGTTCAAAAGGGGATAATGAGTTCGTATGGGTGGACACCATGCTGACTGATGCGTTCAGGAGGGGATCGATCCTACAGGCTGAAAACTTAATTGATCTTAATGTACCTTGGGAAAG cagtgaGCGAGACGAAAACGGTCCATGTTGTGGCATCAGGGGGCCTGGGCATTCAGGTGCTTCAACTTTATACCCCGTACTGCCAAGTACTGG ATACACGGAAGTAATCAAACCAATCGATGTTAGTTCGACAACGAAGAAAAGGCCCAA CATGCACAGGGGGTGCAGTTCTGTGGAGGTTGCTAAGAAGCTGCATTTCACCCCCCAGTGCGAAGATGCCAATGAAGTGTGCGCAGAAAATTCAGAAACTGGTGTAAACATGGGTGCACATTCTTGCTTGGTTCGGGATAACAGAAATCTTTCCAGTGATAAGTATACATGTGGTACGGAAAACAG AGCGATCGCATACAGTGCGACTGGCAATGAAGTTTTTGATCTAAATGTTGATCCAGCTGCTAATGATTCTGCTAGAATTGGTAATGACACTACATTGCAAACATGTGCCAGTAGTGGAATGGCAGGGGCAATTGTTGCTTTACCTAATGATAATCAAGTTTCTTGGAAAAGAAG GAAGACAATTTGTGAAGGCCCAGACTATAGGGATCCAGTACCCGGGAAGCCAAGTGCACTACAACAAGCGTTGATGAAGTTTGCTGACCGCACAAGTGCGTACATAATAAATCCTGCTGTTGGGACTGAGTTCGATAACTGTGATGAGGCTTATGAATACTACAACCTGTACTCATGGGAGTGTGGTTTCGGGATACGGTGGGGCAAGAAGCGATGgtcagaaaagaaaaggaaaaaatgcgGCCTGGAGACCAAGCCGTACCAGCTAGCCCAAGAGTTCTATTGCAGCTGCCGG GGGCATCCTGAATCAAATGTGAAGACGTGTTCATCCAAAACAAATTGCCGTGCAATGCTACGTCTGCACCGAACAGCAGATCATGGTTGGATAGTGGTCGAGCACATGTCTGAGCATAATCATCCACTTTCATAA
- the LOC120708621 gene encoding protein FAR1-RELATED SEQUENCE 5-like isoform X1: MLRENNIGITKLYSILGNFFGSMQNVPATKRCLKTVCQKINREQADNDIKKTLDLIRELRESDPGFAFSVDPDENGRIKTLLWTNSQSRMQYDHFGDVVSFDTTFKTNLYDMPFGLFVGVNNHFQTVLLGGVLMTDEKIDSFKWVFREFSSLMGGRQPKTILTDQCRAMEVAIAEEWPNTVHRWCKWHVLKRVRECVGQKYTSNKEFRDRFHIMLNEMLTIEEFETSWSILLKQYGLEKNAFLTQIYETRHKWVKSYFKGVFCARMTSTQRSESANHMLKNILSPSCPLHQFIQQYMKMQYIRDEEENYEERRNKLNSKKISTGGPLVVHAHRTYTLKVFSLFSQLKEESEFYRAIEIIPGEEYMAEHYDLTRVQHWCKGQYRVQVVHGGAEYMCECGLFEHFGLPCSHILRVMISNGVQKIPYSLILQRWTKSARHILPADLSQYKKDNPALLAQTYRHSSLMLKVLRFAEMGIAMCRVTP, encoded by the exons ATGCTTCGAGAAAATAACATTGGCATTACCAAATTATATAGCATACTAGGAAACTTCTTTGGTTCTATGCAAAATGTACCAGCTACCAAAAGGTGCTTGAAGACAGTGTGCCAGAAAATCAACCGCGAACAAGCTGACAATGATATAAAGAAAACATTAGATTTGATCCGGGAACTTCGGGAATCAGACCCAGGCTTTGCGTTTAGTGTGGACCCCGATGAGAATGGACGGATTAAGACCTTGTTGTGGACAAATAGTCAGAGCAGGATGCAATACGACCATTTTGGAGATGTTGTTAGTTTTGACACAACATTcaagacaaatctttatgataTGCCCTTTGGTTTATTTGTTGGAGTCAACAATCATTTCCAGACGGTACTTCTTGGAGGAGTTCTTATGACAGATGAGAAAATTGACAGTTTCAAGTGGGTGTTTAGGGAGTTCTCATCATTGATGGGTGGGCGGCAGCCGAAAACTATACTAACAG ATCAATGCAGAGCCATGGAAGTGGCAATTGCGGAGGAGTGGCCTAATACAGTGCATCGATGGTGCAAGTGGCATGTCTTGAAGAGAGTAAGAGAATGTGTAGGGCAGAAGTATACTAGTAACAAAGAATTCAGAGACAGATTCCACATTATGTTGAATGAAATGTTGACTATAGAAGAATTTGAAACAAGCTGGAGCATCTTGCTGAAGCAGTATGGTCTAGAGAAAAATGCTTTCTTGACCCAGATTTACGAGACAAGGCATAAATGGGTAAAAAGCTACTTCAAAGGTGTGTTTTGTGCGAGAATGACAAGCACACAAAGAAGTGAGAGTGCAAATCACATGCTGAAGAATATACTTTCACCGAGCTGTCCTCTGCATCAATTTATCCAGCAATACATGAAAATGCAATACATCAGGGATGAAGAAGAGAACTATGAGGAAAGACGCAATAAACTG AATTCAAAGAAAATTAGTACTGGGGGACCTCTGGTAGTACACGCCCACCGTACTTATACTCTAAAAGTTTTCAGCTTATTCAGTCAGCTTAAAGAAGAGTCAGAATTCTACAGAGCAATAGAGATTATTCCAGGGGAGGAGTATATGGCGGAGCACTATGACCTTACGCGTGTGCAGCACTGGTGCAAAGGGCAGTACAGGGTGCAGGTTGTTCATGGTGGGGCGGAATATATGTGTGAATGTGGATTGTTTGAGCATTTTGGTTTACCTTGCAGCCATATCTTGAGG GTTATGATCAGCAATGGAGTGCAGAAAATCCCATATTCTTTGATATTGCAGCGATGGACAAAGTCGGCGCGGCATATTCTGCCAGCGGACCTATCACAGTACAAGAAAGACAACCCTGCTCTTTTGGCACAAACATATCGGCATTCGTCATTGATGCTGAAAGTACTTAGATTCGCAGAGATGGGGATAGCAATGTGCAGAGTCACGCCCTAG
- the LOC120708621 gene encoding uncharacterized protein LOC120708621 isoform X3 has translation MLSDGSDGEWGEKRRALVRHSGEWRFPSADGSGELQFPSDPLRRGVESRDARLGGSFRSSDALEFFFIWRSVDRKLGCVLNDVCSSKGDNEFVWVDTMLTDAFRRGSILQAENLIDLNVPWESERDENGPCCGIRGPGHSGASTLYPVLPSTGYTEVIKPIDVSSTTKKRPNMHRGCSSVEVAKKLHFTPQCEDANEVCAENSETGVNMGAHSCLVRDNRNLSSDKYTCGTENRAIAYSATGNEVFDLNVDPAANDSARIGNDTTLQTCASSGMAGAIVALPNDNQVSWKRRKTICEGPDYRDPVPGKPSALQQALMKFADRTSAYIINPAVGTEFDNCDEAYEYYNLYSWECGFGIRWGKKRWSEKKRKKCGLETKPYQLAQEFYCSCRGHPESNVKTCSSKTNCRAMLRLHRTADHGWIVVEHMSEHNHPLS, from the exons ATGTTGTCTGATGGCAGCGATGGGGAGTGGGGTGAAAAGAGAAGAGCACTTGTGAGGCATTCTGGGGAGTGGAGATTTCCATCTGCCGATGGAAGCGGAGAGCTCCAATTCCCGTCAGATCCGTTGCGTCGCGGAGTGGAGTCGCGGGATGCAAGGCTTGGCGGATCCTTCAGGAGCTCGGACGCGTTGGAGTTCTTCTTCATCTGGAGGTCCGTCGATCGAAAG TTGGGGTGTGTCCTGAATGATGTGTGCAGTTCAAAAGGGGATAATGAGTTCGTATGGGTGGACACCATGCTGACTGATGCGTTCAGGAGGGGATCGATCCTACAGGCTGAAAACTTAATTGATCTTAATGTACCTTGGGAAAG tgaGCGAGACGAAAACGGTCCATGTTGTGGCATCAGGGGGCCTGGGCATTCAGGTGCTTCAACTTTATACCCCGTACTGCCAAGTACTGG ATACACGGAAGTAATCAAACCAATCGATGTTAGTTCGACAACGAAGAAAAGGCCCAA CATGCACAGGGGGTGCAGTTCTGTGGAGGTTGCTAAGAAGCTGCATTTCACCCCCCAGTGCGAAGATGCCAATGAAGTGTGCGCAGAAAATTCAGAAACTGGTGTAAACATGGGTGCACATTCTTGCTTGGTTCGGGATAACAGAAATCTTTCCAGTGATAAGTATACATGTGGTACGGAAAACAG AGCGATCGCATACAGTGCGACTGGCAATGAAGTTTTTGATCTAAATGTTGATCCAGCTGCTAATGATTCTGCTAGAATTGGTAATGACACTACATTGCAAACATGTGCCAGTAGTGGAATGGCAGGGGCAATTGTTGCTTTACCTAATGATAATCAAGTTTCTTGGAAAAGAAG GAAGACAATTTGTGAAGGCCCAGACTATAGGGATCCAGTACCCGGGAAGCCAAGTGCACTACAACAAGCGTTGATGAAGTTTGCTGACCGCACAAGTGCGTACATAATAAATCCTGCTGTTGGGACTGAGTTCGATAACTGTGATGAGGCTTATGAATACTACAACCTGTACTCATGGGAGTGTGGTTTCGGGATACGGTGGGGCAAGAAGCGATGgtcagaaaagaaaaggaaaaaatgcgGCCTGGAGACCAAGCCGTACCAGCTAGCCCAAGAGTTCTATTGCAGCTGCCGG GGGCATCCTGAATCAAATGTGAAGACGTGTTCATCCAAAACAAATTGCCGTGCAATGCTACGTCTGCACCGAACAGCAGATCATGGTTGGATAGTGGTCGAGCACATGTCTGAGCATAATCATCCACTTTCATAA
- the LOC120708621 gene encoding uncharacterized protein LOC120708621 isoform X5: MEAESSNSRQIRCVAEWSRGMQGLADPSGARTRWSSSSSGGPSIESSKGDNEFVWVDTMLTDAFRRGSILQAENLIDLNVPWESSERDENGPCCGIRGPGHSGASTLYPVLPSTGYTEVIKPIDVSSTTKKRPNMHRGCSSVEVAKKLHFTPQCEDANEVCAENSETGVNMGAHSCLVRDNRNLSSDKYTCGTENRAIAYSATGNEVFDLNVDPAANDSARIGNDTTLQTCASSGMAGAIVALPNDNQVSWKRRKTICEGPDYRDPVPGKPSALQQALMKFADRTSAYIINPAVGTEFDNCDEAYEYYNLYSWECGFGIRWGKKRWSEKKRKKCGLETKPYQLAQEFYCSCRGHPESNVKTCSSKTNCRAMLRLHRTADHGWIVVEHMSEHNHPLS, from the exons ATGGAAGCGGAGAGCTCCAATTCCCGTCAGATCCGTTGCGTCGCGGAGTGGAGTCGCGGGATGCAAGGCTTGGCGGATCCTTCAGGAGCTCGGACGCGTTGGAGTTCTTCTTCATCTGGAGGTCCGTCGATCGAAAG TTCAAAAGGGGATAATGAGTTCGTATGGGTGGACACCATGCTGACTGATGCGTTCAGGAGGGGATCGATCCTACAGGCTGAAAACTTAATTGATCTTAATGTACCTTGGGAAAG cagtgaGCGAGACGAAAACGGTCCATGTTGTGGCATCAGGGGGCCTGGGCATTCAGGTGCTTCAACTTTATACCCCGTACTGCCAAGTACTGG ATACACGGAAGTAATCAAACCAATCGATGTTAGTTCGACAACGAAGAAAAGGCCCAA CATGCACAGGGGGTGCAGTTCTGTGGAGGTTGCTAAGAAGCTGCATTTCACCCCCCAGTGCGAAGATGCCAATGAAGTGTGCGCAGAAAATTCAGAAACTGGTGTAAACATGGGTGCACATTCTTGCTTGGTTCGGGATAACAGAAATCTTTCCAGTGATAAGTATACATGTGGTACGGAAAACAG AGCGATCGCATACAGTGCGACTGGCAATGAAGTTTTTGATCTAAATGTTGATCCAGCTGCTAATGATTCTGCTAGAATTGGTAATGACACTACATTGCAAACATGTGCCAGTAGTGGAATGGCAGGGGCAATTGTTGCTTTACCTAATGATAATCAAGTTTCTTGGAAAAGAAG GAAGACAATTTGTGAAGGCCCAGACTATAGGGATCCAGTACCCGGGAAGCCAAGTGCACTACAACAAGCGTTGATGAAGTTTGCTGACCGCACAAGTGCGTACATAATAAATCCTGCTGTTGGGACTGAGTTCGATAACTGTGATGAGGCTTATGAATACTACAACCTGTACTCATGGGAGTGTGGTTTCGGGATACGGTGGGGCAAGAAGCGATGgtcagaaaagaaaaggaaaaaatgcgGCCTGGAGACCAAGCCGTACCAGCTAGCCCAAGAGTTCTATTGCAGCTGCCGG GGGCATCCTGAATCAAATGTGAAGACGTGTTCATCCAAAACAAATTGCCGTGCAATGCTACGTCTGCACCGAACAGCAGATCATGGTTGGATAGTGGTCGAGCACATGTCTGAGCATAATCATCCACTTTCATAA
- the LOC120708621 gene encoding uncharacterized protein LOC120708621 isoform X6, whose translation MEAESSNSRQIRCVAEWSRGMQGLADPSGARTRWSSSSSGGPSIESSKGDNEFVWVDTMLTDAFRRGSILQAENLIDLNVPWESERDENGPCCGIRGPGHSGASTLYPVLPSTGYTEVIKPIDVSSTTKKRPNMHRGCSSVEVAKKLHFTPQCEDANEVCAENSETGVNMGAHSCLVRDNRNLSSDKYTCGTENRAIAYSATGNEVFDLNVDPAANDSARIGNDTTLQTCASSGMAGAIVALPNDNQVSWKRRKTICEGPDYRDPVPGKPSALQQALMKFADRTSAYIINPAVGTEFDNCDEAYEYYNLYSWECGFGIRWGKKRWSEKKRKKCGLETKPYQLAQEFYCSCRGHPESNVKTCSSKTNCRAMLRLHRTADHGWIVVEHMSEHNHPLS comes from the exons ATGGAAGCGGAGAGCTCCAATTCCCGTCAGATCCGTTGCGTCGCGGAGTGGAGTCGCGGGATGCAAGGCTTGGCGGATCCTTCAGGAGCTCGGACGCGTTGGAGTTCTTCTTCATCTGGAGGTCCGTCGATCGAAAG TTCAAAAGGGGATAATGAGTTCGTATGGGTGGACACCATGCTGACTGATGCGTTCAGGAGGGGATCGATCCTACAGGCTGAAAACTTAATTGATCTTAATGTACCTTGGGAAAG tgaGCGAGACGAAAACGGTCCATGTTGTGGCATCAGGGGGCCTGGGCATTCAGGTGCTTCAACTTTATACCCCGTACTGCCAAGTACTGG ATACACGGAAGTAATCAAACCAATCGATGTTAGTTCGACAACGAAGAAAAGGCCCAA CATGCACAGGGGGTGCAGTTCTGTGGAGGTTGCTAAGAAGCTGCATTTCACCCCCCAGTGCGAAGATGCCAATGAAGTGTGCGCAGAAAATTCAGAAACTGGTGTAAACATGGGTGCACATTCTTGCTTGGTTCGGGATAACAGAAATCTTTCCAGTGATAAGTATACATGTGGTACGGAAAACAG AGCGATCGCATACAGTGCGACTGGCAATGAAGTTTTTGATCTAAATGTTGATCCAGCTGCTAATGATTCTGCTAGAATTGGTAATGACACTACATTGCAAACATGTGCCAGTAGTGGAATGGCAGGGGCAATTGTTGCTTTACCTAATGATAATCAAGTTTCTTGGAAAAGAAG GAAGACAATTTGTGAAGGCCCAGACTATAGGGATCCAGTACCCGGGAAGCCAAGTGCACTACAACAAGCGTTGATGAAGTTTGCTGACCGCACAAGTGCGTACATAATAAATCCTGCTGTTGGGACTGAGTTCGATAACTGTGATGAGGCTTATGAATACTACAACCTGTACTCATGGGAGTGTGGTTTCGGGATACGGTGGGGCAAGAAGCGATGgtcagaaaagaaaaggaaaaaatgcgGCCTGGAGACCAAGCCGTACCAGCTAGCCCAAGAGTTCTATTGCAGCTGCCGG GGGCATCCTGAATCAAATGTGAAGACGTGTTCATCCAAAACAAATTGCCGTGCAATGCTACGTCTGCACCGAACAGCAGATCATGGTTGGATAGTGGTCGAGCACATGTCTGAGCATAATCATCCACTTTCATAA
- the LOC120708621 gene encoding uncharacterized protein LOC120708621 isoform X4 produces the protein MLSDGSDGEWGEKRRALVRHSGEWRFPSADGSGELQFPSDPLRRGVESRDARLGGSFRSSDALEFFFIWRSVDRKLGCVLNDVCSSKGDNEFVWVDTMLTDAFRRGSILQAENLIDLNVPWESSERDENGPCCGIRGPGHSGASTLYPVLPSTGYTEVIKPIDVSSTTKKRPNMHRGCSSVEVAKKLHFTPQCEDANEVCAENSETGVNMGAHSCLVRDNRNLSSDKYTCGTENRIGNDTTLQTCASSGMAGAIVALPNDNQVSWKRRKTICEGPDYRDPVPGKPSALQQALMKFADRTSAYIINPAVGTEFDNCDEAYEYYNLYSWECGFGIRWGKKRWSEKKRKKCGLETKPYQLAQEFYCSCRGHPESNVKTCSSKTNCRAMLRLHRTADHGWIVVEHMSEHNHPLS, from the exons ATGTTGTCTGATGGCAGCGATGGGGAGTGGGGTGAAAAGAGAAGAGCACTTGTGAGGCATTCTGGGGAGTGGAGATTTCCATCTGCCGATGGAAGCGGAGAGCTCCAATTCCCGTCAGATCCGTTGCGTCGCGGAGTGGAGTCGCGGGATGCAAGGCTTGGCGGATCCTTCAGGAGCTCGGACGCGTTGGAGTTCTTCTTCATCTGGAGGTCCGTCGATCGAAAG TTGGGGTGTGTCCTGAATGATGTGTGCAGTTCAAAAGGGGATAATGAGTTCGTATGGGTGGACACCATGCTGACTGATGCGTTCAGGAGGGGATCGATCCTACAGGCTGAAAACTTAATTGATCTTAATGTACCTTGGGAAAG cagtgaGCGAGACGAAAACGGTCCATGTTGTGGCATCAGGGGGCCTGGGCATTCAGGTGCTTCAACTTTATACCCCGTACTGCCAAGTACTGG ATACACGGAAGTAATCAAACCAATCGATGTTAGTTCGACAACGAAGAAAAGGCCCAA CATGCACAGGGGGTGCAGTTCTGTGGAGGTTGCTAAGAAGCTGCATTTCACCCCCCAGTGCGAAGATGCCAATGAAGTGTGCGCAGAAAATTCAGAAACTGGTGTAAACATGGGTGCACATTCTTGCTTGGTTCGGGATAACAGAAATCTTTCCAGTGATAAGTATACATGTGGTACGGAAAACAG AATTGGTAATGACACTACATTGCAAACATGTGCCAGTAGTGGAATGGCAGGGGCAATTGTTGCTTTACCTAATGATAATCAAGTTTCTTGGAAAAGAAG GAAGACAATTTGTGAAGGCCCAGACTATAGGGATCCAGTACCCGGGAAGCCAAGTGCACTACAACAAGCGTTGATGAAGTTTGCTGACCGCACAAGTGCGTACATAATAAATCCTGCTGTTGGGACTGAGTTCGATAACTGTGATGAGGCTTATGAATACTACAACCTGTACTCATGGGAGTGTGGTTTCGGGATACGGTGGGGCAAGAAGCGATGgtcagaaaagaaaaggaaaaaatgcgGCCTGGAGACCAAGCCGTACCAGCTAGCCCAAGAGTTCTATTGCAGCTGCCGG GGGCATCCTGAATCAAATGTGAAGACGTGTTCATCCAAAACAAATTGCCGTGCAATGCTACGTCTGCACCGAACAGCAGATCATGGTTGGATAGTGGTCGAGCACATGTCTGAGCATAATCATCCACTTTCATAA